In a genomic window of Amycolatopsis japonica:
- a CDS encoding ATP-binding protein produces MILSHFGHTLSVRRRIVTLTVLAAVLAITLFGAPLAIAVAKFHEGNSTHDLERVADTVVLGVAGDLANGRIPELRPVKEEEGRIRGIRVAVYTPTGRLLAGNGPNSEDRFVREAHYTDMATGTRDDEIVLAVPVLSGPSLVGVVRAAHPRSELDAKIRLTWLKMIALAGIAIGASWLIGRRIATRLARPLEDLAATAERLGEGDFTVRTRRTGVHEIDQVAEALDVTSERIGETLDRERTFSSDASHQLRTPLTGLRLQLEAALESPDRDPYATIRDGIASADRLERTIDDLLALAKQTRAPRALLDLGKLFEEVRQTWHGLLAGRGRALRISGRDALPARAADAAVRQVLAVLLDNAATHGRGTVSVLARDAGDALAIDVSDEGAIEDGHDPFATVDRTEDHEGNGIGLRLARSLAEAEGGRLRLTSPAPTTFTLLLPAERPSPKEEGPGLAS; encoded by the coding sequence GTGATCCTCTCGCACTTCGGCCACACTCTGAGCGTGCGCCGCCGGATCGTCACCCTCACCGTGCTGGCCGCGGTGCTGGCGATCACGCTGTTCGGGGCGCCGCTGGCCATCGCGGTCGCCAAGTTCCACGAGGGCAACTCGACCCACGACCTCGAACGGGTCGCCGACACCGTCGTCCTCGGCGTGGCCGGCGACCTGGCCAACGGCCGGATCCCGGAACTGAGACCGGTCAAAGAGGAGGAAGGCCGGATCCGCGGGATCAGGGTCGCGGTCTACACCCCGACCGGCAGGCTTCTGGCAGGCAACGGCCCGAACAGCGAAGACCGCTTCGTCCGCGAAGCGCACTACACCGACATGGCGACCGGCACCCGCGACGACGAGATCGTCCTGGCGGTCCCGGTGCTCAGCGGCCCGTCGCTGGTCGGGGTGGTCCGCGCCGCCCATCCCCGGTCGGAACTGGACGCCAAGATCCGCCTGACCTGGCTGAAGATGATCGCGCTCGCCGGGATCGCGATCGGCGCGAGCTGGCTGATCGGGCGCCGGATCGCCACCCGGCTGGCGCGGCCGCTGGAGGATCTGGCCGCCACCGCCGAACGGCTCGGCGAAGGCGACTTCACCGTCCGCACGCGCCGGACCGGGGTCCACGAGATCGATCAGGTCGCCGAGGCACTCGACGTCACGTCCGAGCGGATCGGCGAGACGCTGGACCGCGAGCGGACCTTCTCCTCCGACGCCTCCCACCAGCTGCGAACACCGCTGACCGGGCTTCGGCTGCAGCTGGAGGCGGCGCTGGAAAGCCCCGACCGCGACCCCTACGCGACGATCCGCGACGGCATCGCCTCGGCCGACCGGCTCGAACGCACCATCGACGACCTGCTGGCGCTGGCCAAACAGACGAGGGCCCCGCGCGCGCTACTCGACCTGGGCAAACTCTTCGAGGAGGTCCGCCAGACCTGGCACGGCCTGCTCGCCGGACGCGGCCGCGCGCTGCGGATCAGCGGCCGGGACGCCCTGCCGGCGCGGGCGGCGGACGCGGCCGTGCGGCAAGTGCTCGCCGTACTGCTGGACAACGCGGCGACCCACGGACGCGGCACGGTGTCCGTCCTCGCGCGTGACGCCGGGGACGCGCTGGCCATCGACGTGAGCGACGAGGGCGCCATCGAGGACGGGCACGATCCGTTCGCGACCGTCGACCGGACCGAGGACCACGAAGGCAACGGGATCGGGCTGCGGCTGGCGCGGAGCCTGGCCGAGGCGGAAGGCGGGCGGCTGCGGCTGACCAGCCCGGCGCCGACGACGTTCACGCTGCTGCTGCCCGCCGAACGCCCCTCGCCGAAAGAAGAAGGCCCGGGCCTGGCGAGCTAG
- a CDS encoding P-loop NTPase family protein — protein MRRRAAVMAGPGPGSVPLVRFAVPGECVAVLPAGSGEALLGAPGVGVLLRRGNLFDHLTVGRNVVLAGRLAGRRTADDLLELVGLAGRGDDYPGTLSALEGARAGVAVALAGAPDVLLADEPAGELDGLAALELMDLLCAVAARGTAVVVATRDPEIAAAAQRIVRVA, from the coding sequence ATGCGCCGACGTGCCGCCGTCATGGCAGGCCCGGGGCCCGGATCCGTCCCCCTCGTCCGGTTCGCCGTCCCGGGCGAGTGTGTGGCCGTGCTGCCCGCCGGAAGCGGCGAGGCCCTCCTCGGCGCTCCAGGGGTCGGCGTGCTGCTCCGGCGCGGAAACCTCTTCGACCACCTCACCGTCGGGCGGAACGTCGTGCTGGCGGGGCGGCTCGCCGGGCGGCGCACCGCCGACGACCTGCTCGAACTGGTCGGGCTGGCCGGCCGGGGCGACGACTACCCGGGCACGCTGTCGGCGCTGGAAGGCGCGCGGGCCGGAGTCGCCGTCGCGCTCGCCGGAGCGCCTGACGTGCTCCTCGCCGACGAACCCGCCGGAGAACTCGACGGGCTCGCCGCGCTCGAACTCATGGATCTGCTGTGCGCCGTCGCGGCCCGCGGGACGGCCGTCGTCGTGGCGACCCGTGACCCCGAGATCGCGGCGGCCGCGCAGCGGATCGTGAGAGTGGCGTGA
- a CDS encoding apolipoprotein N-acyltransferase, with protein MKPRLLWWLGTALLLLAVHTDWNVPLAAWVFPVFLLRYARLVPTRRAILMVGLSLLIGQLFWLGVTGLLFVLSGLLAFTLLAVLQTTAFLADRLLADRAGLLKTLVFPVTLVAGEYLFTVITGFGDFGALGSTQSTNLPLLQTASVTGVYGLTFVMAWSASVANTVWQEGWRPVKRTVVVHLCLLGVVFAAGGARLLFDAPTTKTVRVAGISPSAEADRSSSDALKRIGVKYWRAEEVVTADPVAVGAAFAPVTEDLVTRTRQQASAGAKIVLWPETHAGVLERDQAALLARMGTEAKQAGIHVGLAYSLYTAQAPFIRNVAVLVGPSGEVLWTYDKTHPTPMEPMTPGPGVVPTADSPYGRIASVICYDADFPGLMRQAADKEASLMLVPANDWPGFGALHAEKAVFRAVENGYSLFRQSTHGNSTAVDGQGRVLAHADYYRTEQQTLVADLPVQPRTQTVYARVGDVFAWLCLAVAALCPLWTYRRKR; from the coding sequence ATGAAACCACGGCTGCTCTGGTGGCTGGGCACAGCGTTGCTCCTGCTCGCCGTCCACACCGACTGGAACGTTCCGCTCGCGGCCTGGGTGTTCCCGGTCTTCCTCCTCCGTTACGCCCGGCTGGTACCCACGCGCCGCGCGATCCTGATGGTGGGACTGTCGCTGCTGATCGGGCAACTGTTCTGGCTCGGGGTCACCGGTCTGCTGTTCGTGCTCTCCGGTCTGCTCGCCTTCACCTTGCTCGCCGTGCTGCAGACGACGGCGTTCCTCGCCGATCGCCTGCTCGCCGACCGCGCCGGCCTCTTGAAGACATTGGTGTTCCCGGTGACGCTCGTCGCGGGTGAATACCTCTTCACGGTGATCACCGGATTCGGGGACTTCGGCGCGCTCGGCAGTACCCAGTCCACGAACCTGCCGCTGCTCCAAACGGCTTCCGTGACCGGTGTCTACGGCCTCACCTTCGTCATGGCGTGGTCCGCCTCGGTGGCGAACACCGTTTGGCAGGAGGGATGGCGGCCGGTCAAGCGCACGGTCGTCGTGCACCTCTGCCTGCTCGGCGTGGTGTTCGCCGCCGGTGGCGCGCGGTTGCTGTTCGACGCTCCCACGACGAAAACGGTGCGGGTCGCGGGGATCAGCCCGTCGGCGGAGGCGGACCGGTCGAGTTCGGACGCGCTGAAGCGGATCGGCGTGAAGTACTGGCGTGCCGAAGAAGTCGTCACCGCCGACCCGGTCGCGGTCGGTGCGGCGTTCGCGCCGGTCACCGAGGATCTCGTGACGAGGACCCGGCAGCAGGCGTCGGCGGGCGCGAAGATCGTGCTCTGGCCGGAAACGCACGCCGGCGTGCTGGAACGTGATCAAGCGGCGCTGCTCGCCCGTATGGGCACCGAAGCGAAGCAGGCGGGGATCCACGTCGGACTCGCGTACTCGCTTTACACCGCGCAGGCTCCGTTCATCCGCAACGTGGCCGTGCTCGTCGGGCCTTCCGGCGAGGTGCTCTGGACCTATGACAAGACGCATCCGACGCCGATGGAGCCGATGACACCGGGCCCGGGAGTCGTCCCCACCGCGGATTCGCCGTACGGACGGATCGCGTCGGTCATCTGTTATGACGCGGATTTCCCCGGTCTGATGCGCCAAGCCGCGGACAAGGAGGCCTCGCTGATGCTCGTCCCCGCCAACGACTGGCCGGGATTCGGCGCGCTGCACGCGGAAAAGGCCGTCTTCCGCGCGGTGGAGAACGGATATTCACTCTTCCGGCAGTCCACCCACGGGAATTCCACAGCTGTGGACGGTCAGGGCCGGGTGCTCGCGCACGCCGACTACTACCGGACGGAGCAGCAGACGCTCGTCGCGGATCTGCCGGTGCAGCCGAGAACACAGACCGTGTACGCCCGTGTCGGTGACGTGTTCGCCTGGCTGTGCCTGGCCGTCGCCGCGCTCTGTCCTTTATGGACATATCGAAGGAAACGTTAG
- a CDS encoding TetR/AcrR family transcriptional regulator, whose protein sequence is MTTEPAPRWRRLEPDERKEQIFACAARLFSDRPYSEVSTSDIAAEAGVARGLINHYFGTKRELYLEIIRRALTVPRLAVEILPEGPLELRADVAIDWFLDMVTSQEKMWLAAIAPEGIGRDLEVERILEEADRESADRVLEAVGLSRESEHGPELNALVRAFGGMVKAAGREWLVRGSLDRAQVHTLLSKSLVTLVGDVFPEIQRG, encoded by the coding sequence ATGACCACCGAGCCGGCGCCGAGATGGCGGAGACTGGAACCGGACGAGCGCAAGGAGCAGATCTTCGCCTGCGCGGCCCGCCTTTTCTCCGACCGCCCGTACTCGGAAGTGTCCACTTCGGACATCGCCGCCGAGGCCGGGGTCGCCAGGGGTCTGATCAACCACTACTTCGGCACGAAACGCGAGCTCTACCTGGAGATCATCCGGCGGGCGCTGACCGTGCCGCGGCTCGCCGTCGAGATCCTGCCGGAAGGCCCGCTCGAACTGCGCGCCGACGTCGCCATCGACTGGTTCCTGGACATGGTCACCAGCCAGGAGAAGATGTGGCTGGCCGCGATCGCGCCGGAGGGCATCGGCCGGGACCTCGAGGTCGAACGGATCCTCGAGGAAGCCGATCGCGAATCGGCCGACCGGGTGCTCGAAGCCGTCGGCCTCTCCCGCGAAAGCGAGCACGGGCCGGAGCTGAACGCGCTCGTCCGCGCGTTCGGCGGGATGGTCAAGGCGGCGGGCCGGGAATGGCTCGTGCGCGGTTCACTCGATCGTGCGCAGGTGCACACCTTGCTCAGCAAATCGCTGGTCACGCTGGTGGGCGACGTGTTCCCGGAGATCCAGCGAGGCTGA
- a CDS encoding response regulator transcription factor, with translation MPKLLVVEDDDAIGGVLESTLRLHGYEVSWQRDGRTALAAAADGDIDFVLLDLGLPDLDGVEVCRRLRAELPGAVLVILTARQEEMDVVVGLEAGADDYLTKPIRLGELLARVRAHLRRGTAPPESRPAIAIGYLRVDTAGRRVSVGGKEIALRAKEFDLLARLAEQPGVAVSRDTLMSEVWDAHWYGSTKTLDVHIAALRRKLTESAPTPEQAPRISTLRGHGYRLEQPFENQ, from the coding sequence ATGCCGAAACTGCTGGTGGTGGAAGACGACGACGCGATCGGCGGCGTCCTCGAATCGACCCTCCGTCTGCACGGCTACGAGGTTTCCTGGCAGCGTGACGGCCGCACAGCGCTCGCGGCCGCGGCGGACGGTGACATCGATTTCGTCCTGCTCGACCTCGGCCTGCCCGATCTGGACGGGGTCGAGGTCTGCCGTCGGCTGCGGGCGGAGCTGCCCGGCGCCGTCCTGGTCATCCTGACCGCGCGCCAGGAGGAGATGGACGTCGTCGTGGGCCTGGAGGCCGGCGCCGACGACTACCTCACCAAGCCCATCCGGCTCGGAGAGTTGCTCGCCAGGGTGCGGGCGCATCTGCGGCGCGGGACGGCGCCGCCGGAGAGCAGGCCCGCGATCGCCATCGGCTATCTGCGGGTGGACACCGCCGGCCGCCGGGTCAGCGTCGGCGGCAAGGAGATCGCGTTGCGGGCCAAGGAGTTCGACCTGCTCGCCCGGCTGGCCGAACAGCCGGGCGTCGCGGTCAGCCGCGACACCCTGATGTCCGAGGTGTGGGACGCGCACTGGTACGGCTCCACGAAGACGCTCGACGTCCACATCGCGGCACTGCGCCGGAAGCTGACCGAATCGGCGCCCACCCCCGAGCAGGCGCCCAGGATCTCGACCCTGCGCGGCCACGGCTACCGCCTCGAACAACCCTTCGAGAATCAGTAG
- a CDS encoding ATP-binding cassette domain-containing protein: MTAPLVRADELAHTYGSGLTAVVAVHGVTCVIGAETRAVVTGRAGAGKTTLLHLLAGMKKPTAGTIDWPAFEPSPPGPDLIGLVLQDGGLLRDLDVRLNVALPLVLAGRTGTAVRDAVDGALELVGLDGFAKKAPRELTGEQIRLAILARALAPAPKLILADDPAGWLDQREGERLLGRLVRAADQLAAGLLVATAEAAPAGLFGEQWAMVDGKLVLDR, translated from the coding sequence GTGACGGCGCCACTGGTCCGCGCCGACGAACTGGCGCACACCTACGGTTCCGGGCTGACCGCCGTGGTCGCCGTGCACGGCGTCACCTGCGTGATCGGCGCGGAGACCCGCGCGGTGGTGACCGGCAGGGCGGGCGCGGGGAAGACCACGCTGCTGCACCTGCTCGCCGGGATGAAGAAACCGACGGCGGGCACCATCGACTGGCCCGCCTTCGAGCCGTCGCCGCCGGGGCCCGATCTGATCGGGCTGGTACTGCAGGACGGCGGGCTGCTGCGCGATCTCGACGTCCGGCTCAACGTCGCCCTGCCGCTCGTGCTCGCCGGGCGGACCGGAACGGCGGTCCGTGACGCCGTCGACGGCGCTCTGGAGCTCGTGGGCCTCGACGGCTTCGCCAAGAAGGCGCCCCGCGAGCTGACCGGCGAGCAGATCCGGCTCGCCATCCTGGCCAGGGCGCTCGCACCCGCGCCGAAACTGATCCTCGCCGACGACCCGGCGGGCTGGCTCGACCAGCGCGAGGGCGAGCGGCTCCTCGGCAGGCTCGTGCGCGCGGCGGACCAGCTGGCCGCCGGTTTGCTGGTGGCGACGGCCGAAGCCGCTCCGGCCGGGCTGTTCGGGGAACAATGGGCCATGGTCGACGGGAAGCTGGTGCTGGACCGGTGA
- a CDS encoding ABC transporter permease, whose translation MIAAMALWVGGIARVRPARLGVPAAGVAIVTTLLAVHDWTWAPAPRWIPAMVLVVLLSTPSARVLRADQDLLRARGATGGQVVGLAAAEAAAAGLAGGVVGSVVSLACGFATGTGVAVVREIVLLLFAGLLVAALAILPPVLREWYFVPADGGPPWWSPYGLDVILLALAFVWPLFGWAGGTMLLWRLVELGLRKGKRAIGGILRPLVSGLAGVIALSISWRSALLARSVVLVALAVAFAMATALTRDGCGEAEVDLIASLILAAAAAGPSFGAALNERRRDLLIVSTLGGKRRQVAAFIAGDALVVGGGGLIAGHLLGVLFVFVSKVERVPSPHGYFGLLALVVIASCVAASARIAQLAARDEVSDLRDY comes from the coding sequence GTGATCGCCGCGATGGCGTTGTGGGTCGGCGGGATCGCGCGCGTGCGCCCCGCCAGGCTCGGCGTGCCCGCGGCCGGGGTCGCGATCGTGACCACGCTGCTCGCGGTGCACGACTGGACCTGGGCCCCGGCACCGCGCTGGATCCCCGCGATGGTGCTGGTGGTGCTGCTGTCCACGCCCTCGGCGAGAGTGCTGCGGGCGGATCAGGACCTGCTGCGTGCCCGCGGCGCCACGGGCGGGCAGGTGGTCGGGCTGGCCGCGGCCGAAGCCGCGGCGGCCGGGCTGGCGGGCGGCGTGGTCGGGAGCGTCGTGTCCCTGGCTTGTGGCTTCGCGACCGGTACGGGCGTAGCCGTCGTCCGGGAAATCGTTCTCTTGCTGTTCGCCGGACTGCTCGTCGCGGCACTCGCCATCCTGCCCCCGGTGCTGCGCGAGTGGTATTTCGTCCCGGCCGACGGCGGGCCGCCCTGGTGGTCGCCCTATGGCCTCGACGTCATCCTGCTCGCGCTCGCCTTCGTCTGGCCGCTGTTCGGCTGGGCGGGCGGCACGATGCTGCTGTGGCGGTTGGTGGAGCTGGGGCTGCGGAAGGGAAAACGGGCGATCGGCGGGATACTCCGGCCGCTCGTCTCGGGGCTCGCGGGCGTGATCGCGCTGTCCATTTCGTGGCGGAGCGCGCTCCTGGCGCGGTCGGTGGTGCTGGTCGCGCTGGCGGTGGCGTTCGCCATGGCGACCGCCCTCACCAGGGACGGCTGCGGCGAGGCCGAGGTGGACCTGATCGCCTCGCTGATCCTCGCGGCCGCCGCGGCCGGGCCGTCGTTCGGCGCGGCGCTCAACGAACGTCGCCGCGATCTGCTGATCGTGAGCACGCTCGGCGGGAAACGGCGGCAGGTGGCGGCGTTCATCGCGGGAGACGCGCTGGTGGTCGGCGGGGGTGGCCTGATCGCCGGGCATTTGCTGGGCGTGCTGTTCGTCTTCGTCTCGAAGGTGGAGAGGGTGCCTTCGCCGCACGGCTACTTCGGGCTGCTGGCGCTGGTGGTGATCGCGTCGTGCGTGGCGGCGTCGGCGCGGATCGCGCAGCTCGCCGCCCGCGACGAGGTCTCCGACCTGCGGGACTACTGA
- a CDS encoding TetR/AcrR family transcriptional regulator: protein MPTFSEDAGSRPRSRAASGRPAVTRDRIVDAALELSAESGLENWTLRQLAAAVDAYPAVVYHHVGDRDTVVVAVLDRVVGELTLPDETLSWRDWFDEFLPTVRTVLRRYPGSARRLALFGPSVAAAVPTMNTGIGRLLAAGFGGEAPFAYNLLLATACQFVAMEDDRESAMALQLDRCEGYAAYRTREDLPGMAALGESISELVADPDLAAGYYERLYHYAVQRCLDGLELRLTQLNAIGRLTEP, encoded by the coding sequence ATGCCGACTTTCTCCGAAGACGCGGGTTCCCGGCCGAGGTCCCGCGCGGCTTCCGGACGGCCGGCCGTCACCAGGGACAGGATCGTCGACGCCGCGCTGGAGCTGTCGGCCGAATCGGGCCTGGAGAACTGGACGTTGCGGCAGCTCGCGGCCGCCGTCGACGCCTACCCCGCGGTGGTCTACCACCACGTCGGCGACCGGGACACCGTCGTCGTCGCGGTGCTCGACCGGGTGGTCGGCGAACTGACGCTGCCCGACGAGACCTTGTCGTGGCGGGACTGGTTCGACGAGTTCCTGCCGACCGTGCGGACCGTGCTGCGCCGCTATCCCGGTTCGGCGCGCCGCCTCGCCCTGTTCGGGCCGTCGGTCGCCGCCGCCGTGCCGACCATGAACACCGGCATCGGCCGTCTGCTCGCGGCGGGTTTCGGCGGCGAGGCGCCGTTCGCCTACAACCTGCTGCTCGCCACCGCCTGCCAGTTCGTCGCGATGGAGGACGACCGGGAGAGCGCGATGGCGCTCCAGCTCGACCGATGCGAGGGCTACGCGGCGTACCGCACGCGCGAGGATCTGCCCGGCATGGCGGCGCTGGGCGAGTCGATCTCCGAGCTGGTCGCGGATCCGGACCTCGCGGCCGGTTACTACGAGCGGCTTTACCATTACGCCGTGCAGCGTTGTCTCGACGGTCTCGAACTCCGGCTCACCCAGCTGAACGCAATCGGACGTTTGACAGAGCCGTGA
- a CDS encoding sugar phosphate isomerase/epimerase family protein: MDRLSLNQITTKAWSLPEAVAGCAEAGVRWIGLWRDKVAETGVDEAARLLKEYDVGVSSLCRGGFFTGVTPEGSPVDGVAQTREAIDEAAALGADVLVLVVGGVNGSLKSSRQRVADAVGELAPYAGERGVRLGLEPLHPMQCAERSVLSTVDEALAIALEHPADQVGVIVDEFHVWWDPRIEESIAAAAGRIAGFHVCDQKVPLTDTLLGRALPGDGPIDHRHLKACVEAAGYTGPIEVEVFDADLWRRPGGEVLAETVKAYRDHVS, encoded by the coding sequence ATGGACCGGTTGAGCCTGAACCAGATCACCACCAAGGCGTGGTCGCTGCCGGAGGCCGTCGCGGGCTGCGCCGAGGCGGGCGTCCGCTGGATCGGCTTGTGGCGCGACAAGGTCGCCGAGACCGGCGTCGACGAAGCCGCCCGGTTGCTCAAGGAGTACGACGTCGGCGTGTCGTCGTTGTGCCGTGGCGGTTTCTTCACCGGGGTCACCCCGGAAGGATCCCCTGTGGACGGTGTCGCGCAGACCAGGGAGGCGATCGACGAAGCCGCCGCGCTGGGTGCGGACGTCCTCGTCCTGGTCGTCGGCGGGGTGAACGGCAGCCTGAAGTCTTCGCGACAGCGTGTCGCGGACGCGGTCGGCGAGCTGGCGCCGTACGCCGGTGAGCGCGGGGTCCGCCTCGGCCTGGAACCGTTGCACCCCATGCAGTGCGCCGAACGTTCCGTCCTGTCCACTGTGGACGAGGCGCTGGCGATCGCACTGGAACATCCGGCCGATCAGGTCGGCGTGATCGTCGACGAATTCCACGTGTGGTGGGACCCGCGGATCGAGGAGTCGATCGCCGCGGCGGCGGGCCGGATCGCCGGATTCCACGTCTGCGACCAGAAGGTGCCCCTGACCGACACCCTGCTCGGCCGGGCGCTGCCCGGTGACGGCCCGATCGACCACCGGCATCTGAAGGCGTGTGTCGAGGCCGCCGGGTACACCGGCCCGATCGAGGTCGAGGTGTTCGACGCCGACCTTTGGCGCCGTCCCGGTGGCGAGGTGCTCGCGGAGACCGTCAAGGCCTACCGCGACCACGTTTCCTGA